The sequence below is a genomic window from Humulus lupulus chromosome 3, drHumLupu1.1, whole genome shotgun sequence.
agaagatggtgaaggTAGCGACGTACTTCGCTATGTCACTTGGAGCTTTCGTGTTCTGGCAATCCATGGAGAAGGTCCATGTGTGGATCGCTCTTCATCAAGACGAAAAGGTTCCcccttttttattttgtttcttttgatttttttttttttattttagttctTAGTTCTTTTTAAATATGTCGTTTAAATGCGGTTTTGTTttcccaaaatttgaaattttgcATACTGGTGCAATTCGTGCATATTTTCGTTCTTAGATTAAACCCTAGATTTTTTCTATTCCTATTTTTTTGGCTAGTTTATCGTTTGTGTTGCTGAAGTGCCGATTGGATCTGCAAATGCCTCAATTCCCTTTATTTGATTTATGTTAGAATTAGAGTAATATATAAAACGCTTAACTTGTATATTTGTGTGTTATATCGAAATTTGGATATTTAGATGACGAATTTCTTTTGGTTTTCAACTTGGGAAAAATGGGTTTCTCTAATTGGGTTGGCTACTGGTAGAGACGAATGTTACAGTTTTAAACTTTTTGATGTGAAATAGTGGAGGAGCTGTGAGGCTCAGTTTCCCAACTTCGATGTAATTTGGTTTATTCCAGTCAGTATATAGGTTACATTTTGGCTTGGTATGATTCTGTGATATGGGTAGATCAATAGCCACTTTTATGTAGAGGGATTCTCTAATTAGTTGGTCAATAATGGAACTTGTTAGGTTTTTTCTTATCTGTACTTTTTATTGCTGCAGCAAGAGCGATTGGAGAGAGAAGCTGAGATTAGGAGAGTGAGGGAAGAATTGCTGCAACAAGCCAAACAGAACGATCTTGCATGAACGGCATTTTCAAAGGCCTTTACTTTAAACTTTCTGTtgtttctgtttttctttcttatgaatttttatgtCAAGGGTCGATAGATAGGCTCTTGCAACATAATGCCTGCTCTAAGTTCATGAGTATGGTTGTCAAGGATACGCTATCACATTCTTCTCTTATATAAAGTGCATCATTGTTGAGATGTGCAGTTCACTTCCTTTTTTTTCGTAACTATTAATCAACTATTGCATCGATTGCTGTGTTATCTAGCTAAAATAATAATTGCTTGATCAGATATTCTAAGTTTTTTTGGCTTTTAATGATTGATGGAGGTCTGCATTTCAATTTCATGCTCAATATTAAGGTATTTGACGTGTTATAACTTCAAACCGTGAGAATTTGACTTGGGGAGAAGAATTTCCAGTTGCAAGTTTGTGTTTGTGTGGTTTTAAGTTCTGAAATTATATTGTGTGACAAGTACCTTCTGTGAACTTAAGGAAAACCACATACTGAAGATTCTAGGTAAGAAAATTAGCTTCGAACATGTATGTTTTCATGTCTACTATATATTTACTAATACTAATACTAGTTAATTTTCATTCTTAACTAAACTCTTTACTATAACCTCTTTGAAATGAAACGatgaaaattttattaaatttgtgaATCTGAAATCTTTTTCTACTGGAAACCATACAAATTCAACTATCTATAACAAAAAAAGGTAAATTTTGAGATCACACATTTTACTCTGTTCAGCAATTTTTAAGACTTTCGGTTCTAAACAGAAGACAAAATTTAAGCTCTTTTCTTAGACTTGCAAAGAAATCGTGTTCTCGGTACTTTAACAACTCACTACTCGTCAGCCTTGTCAACAAGTTAAATCAAATCAACGAGGTTGGCATGTAAGCTGTAGTGTAGACATAATCCAAGTTTAAACAAGTCACAATTCCATACATCTAATAATAGATGGTGTAACTTCCAAAAAGGAGCCCTTTTTTTATGCTGACAACTACAAAAGTTAGGACCAGATATACAAGCAACCTAGCTAACTAAAACCGTCCACCATGTTATATATAAACCTTGCATAATTGCATTGGTTTGGTAGAGTTACCAAATCAAACAGCCTCGTCTCTCACACTTCTCAAACACTTGCTAGCTTCGTACTTCCATTAGCCACATTCACATTCACGTCTCACTTGTTGCATACCaaagaaaagaacaaaaaagTATGGATTTTGGGAGGTTTTTCCTGATTGCTCTCTCACTAGCTGTGCTTCTCGAGCTAGCTCAAAGCTTTGAGTTCCATGAAAAAGACTTGGCTTCTGAAGAGAGTCTATGGGATTTGTACGAGAGGTGGAGAAGCCACCACACGGTTTCTAGGGACCTTGAAGAGAAGCATCAACGTTTCAATGTGTTCAAGGCGAATGTAAAGCACGTCCACAAGGTGAACCAGATGAACAAGCCTTACAAGCTGAAGCTGAACATGTATGCAGAcatgaccaaccatgagtttgtAAGTACCTACGCTGGTTCAAAGGTTAACCACTATAGAATGTTACACGGTGAACGACCAGCTACTAGCTTCAAGCACGAAAGCACTCACCACCTTCCAGCATCTGTGGATTGGAGGAAGAAAGGAGCAGTGACTGGAATCAAAAACCAAGGCAGCTGTGGTAAGTCTCTTTTACGGCTTATAGGGTTTTATGTTTTCATGAGAATAGACTCTTGACTTTGTTATTATAGGTAGCTGCTGGGCATTCTCAGCCGTAGTTGCAGTTGAAGGTATCAACCAAATCGAAACAAACGAGCTGGTCTCTTTGTCTGAACAAGAGTTGGTTGATTGCAACTCGAAAAACCATGGTTGTGAAGGAGGGTTGATGCCAGCAGCTTTTGCGTTCATAAAGAACCAAGGAGGTATAACTACTGAGCAGAGCTATCCCTACAAAGCCAGTGACGGTTCTTGTGAATCATCCAAGGTAAAGTAATAAAATAATCTACTTCAATATTGACTCGACACTAGTCCAACTTTTCATGCACCTAAGTAAGCAGAGAAAATGACAATAATTATCATGGCTTTACAGTTCACCAACTCTCCTTTGGTGACCATTGATGGATACGAAATGGTACCCGAAAACGATGAGAATGCTCTGATGAAAGCCGTGGCAAACCAACCTGTATCTGTTTCCATAGATGCTGGTGATAGAGATTTTCAGTTTTACTCAGAGGTAAAGTACAATTCAGTTACATAAGATTAATGTGGAACTAGCAAAAACTTGGATAAAATTTTGCAACGGGTTTCTGTTTGTGCAGGGAGTTTATTCAGGAGATTGTGCAACACAGCTAAATCATGGAGTGGCAGTAGTGGGGTATGGAGCAACTCTTGATGGGACAAAATACTGGATAGTGAAGAACTCTTGGGGAACCGATTGGGGAGAGAAAGGTTTTATTAGGATGGAACGTGGAATTGATGCAGAAGAAGGGCTGTGTGGTATAGCAATGGATGCTTCTTATCCAGTTAAATCTTCACCAAACCCCAAAACTGATTCTCCTAAGGATGAACTATAGTGCTACTAACCTAAAGCACATATATAAAGTTTTATTAAATTTCAGGCATGGTCAATTTCAAGCCTTTATATTAGTAATACATTAAATAAAATCTTTCTCATACTAGACCTTGTACTAGTTTTATTTTTTGGCTTCTGTACTAGTTTTATGTTTTGGCTTTTGATTGGAGTAAATGGTTCTTTGTGGCCATACATTTACAACACTTTTTTTTATACTCTGAATGTTTTTATTGTGTGATATATCTTTTTCTTATTActtaatcaaatcttattatagcATAACCTCTCACCTGGATTACACATTCAACCATAAATTGGTTTAAAGGGTCTAATTCAAACTTTAATTAATACAGGAGTATTTGCAGCATAAATACCCAATATTTCACATTTGTTAcacttaaatatctaattttttattttacagcaaaaatactcaatgtttaatatatgttaaagataaatacctaattttttttttgcggCAAAAATACATATAGTTGCTAAGACATTACTTCTGTAAGTACCTCATCTGTTAGAGCTGTTAGACATGTTGACTAAACAGACATTTGTTTATCTGTAATCAATcaatttcaaaatattttaaaaaaatatatattttaaattagaaaaatgaattaaaagacattttaaattaattcaaatttaaaaaatttatattttgaggACAAAAATACTTAAATTACGAAGTGATACATATTTGGTGAGTCAATAATCAACAACTTCAACAGAGGAGGTATTaataaaaacaatattttaggAACTTTTGGTATTTTTACcgcaaagaaaaaaaattaggtatttatcttcaatatatattgaatattatgtatttcaaccgtaaaaataaaatattagatatttatttgtgATAAGTGTAAGATCTTGAGTATTTATGTCGCAAATACCCccattaaataaaagaaaatttctCTAATGTACATGGCGATTTAGGGGTAGTACTAATATTTAAGAATAATGATTAAGAGACTGTACACAATGATATGTTCTTGTAGGTACAATTTATATGTAAGTAAAGATATGTCATAATTTCTTTGTATATTTATAAATGTGTAGACAATTGTCATAatttatatttacatataaattgctcttttgtatttttttattttttctaacttTATACTCTTCTTTCTTCCTATTTCATAAATGTGTTTAAAAAAAAGAGTAAATATCACTCATAGTCCTCAATcttttataaatgtattttttaagTCCCTAAACTTTTATTTGTAGCACTTAAATTCTCAATTTAACTTTTTAATAACATTTAAGTCATAATAACGGAATTTTATGGATTGAATAATAGAAAAAGAAGGTGAAAATAATATATATCGGGCTGGAAGAaatatttaattagaattttttattatatattttttcaaatgtccAATTTAATTGGAGTCGCATGAATAATACATGCAATTTATCTTTAAAAATTGACAGATTCTGTCAATTAGGTTCTTAGTGctacaaataaataaatgaggACTTGAGTGATACCAATGTGAAAGGATGAGGATGTACCTTAgttgatatatataaatatatatcaatttttttaaGTTGACAATACTAATATTTAAGGATAATAATTGGGTGcacattttttcaaataaaatgtATGCATGTGGTAATTTTATTAACAATCTATTCATTATATATacaaattatataaaatgtaaagctatatttttctttgtattttttatttttttttcaaaatagacTGTTTGACtattatgatttaaaaaaatcatccaaataaaTTTATTGTCTAACtaaatacatatttaaccaatcatataCCACAATAATAAA
It includes:
- the LOC133822253 gene encoding uncharacterized protein LOC133822253, with protein sequence MVKVATYFAMSLGAFVFWQSMEKVHVWIALHQDEKQERLEREAEIRRVREELLQQAKQNDLA
- the LOC133822252 gene encoding vignain-like; amino-acid sequence: MDFGRFFLIALSLAVLLELAQSFEFHEKDLASEESLWDLYERWRSHHTVSRDLEEKHQRFNVFKANVKHVHKVNQMNKPYKLKLNMYADMTNHEFVSTYAGSKVNHYRMLHGERPATSFKHESTHHLPASVDWRKKGAVTGIKNQGSCGSCWAFSAVVAVEGINQIETNELVSLSEQELVDCNSKNHGCEGGLMPAAFAFIKNQGGITTEQSYPYKASDGSCESSKFTNSPLVTIDGYEMVPENDENALMKAVANQPVSVSIDAGDRDFQFYSEGVYSGDCATQLNHGVAVVGYGATLDGTKYWIVKNSWGTDWGEKGFIRMERGIDAEEGLCGIAMDASYPVKSSPNPKTDSPKDEL